The sequence TCGTGAAGTAAACGTCGACCGGCTCACCATTCTTCATGCCGGGCTTGTAGCGCCATTGGCGGACCGCCTCGATCGCCGACTGCTCGAACCCGCAGTCGCCGCCCGCGCCTTGCAGCACCTCGATATGCCCGATGCTGCCGTCCTTGCTGACGACCGCCTGGAGCACGACTCGCCCCAGAACTCCCTTCCCCTCGGCGGCCTTGGGGAATCGCGGCTTGACCTTGGAGCTTTTGATGATTTCAGGATTTTGGACGTTGCCGACGCCTGCTACAAACACGCCTTCGGGAGGGTCGCGCTTGGCTGGTGCCGGCGGCACCGAAGGCAACCTCGGCGCTTTCCACAGATCGGCCATTCTCTTGAAGATCGCCAGGTCGTCTCCCGACATCTTGTAGCGCACGGTGATCCTGTAACCCGGGAGAGCGATCTCGGCACGAGTCACGGCGGCCAGCTTCTCCACGAGAGCAAGCTGGTTCTGCAAAAGGATTGTCTGCGTCACACGACATCCCGAATCGTGGATTCTGATCTCGTCCGAATCGGCGATCGGAACGGACCACGGCCCTTCCTCGGTCGTTACCTGGATTGATGTGGGACGTCCCTTCGGCGAGTCCTTCACCTCGATCATGAAGACGATCTTGCGCGCGCCATCATCGGCGACCGCGAGGATTGGGATTGCCCGGACCTTGAACTCCTGCCAAGGATCCAGCTTCGGTTTGTACCAGGTGATCCTCCCGCTCTTGTCGTAGCTGACCTCGACTCCTTCCGGCACGGGAATGCCGGCCGGGGACTCGGGAGTGCTGCCCGGGAACGGAGAGGCCGCTTCAGCAGGCCGGAGGGGTTCGTCGCGACCGGCAGCACCCGCGCGAGCGGTATCCCCGAGCGGTGCCGCGCTCGCGAGAATCCCGACGATCAACAAAGGTCTGAGGGCTGGCCGCGCGTGATTTCGGCGCATGGGTTTCCAGTGCGCGATTATGCCACGTCGACCGGGCCGGGTGAAACTCTGCTCCCGTGTGCGCTTCATCCAGAAGGGAGTGCGAGCGGACGGGCAGATCAGCGTCCTCCGCCCTGGCGGGAGCGGGAGCGATCCGGCGGCGTCGCTCCGCCAGGTCCCGGGTGGGCACGGATGCGGGTCTGCGCCCCGCCTCAGTCCATCGTGCCCAGGGCGATGACCACGTCGGTGCCTTCGATCGGAGTGCCGTCCTTCAGCTGCCCGCTCAGGCTCAGGGTCAGCACCTCGCGGTCCGCCGGCGGGCGCCCGAGGGCTGATGTGATCGCCGCCACGAGCTGCCGCGTGTCGAACTTCAGCGCGAGATCCAGAAGACCGTCGGGGCCCGAGGCGGTGCAGGGCTCGCCCGTTCCCGGGGCGCCGACATCTTCGAAGTCAGTCCTGAGGGGAGCGACGCCGACCAATCTGATGGACGCCGGATCGATGTCATGTGCGTCCACGGCATCGGTCCCGAGGATCGCGGCCGGAAGCACGCCGCGACTTCCGAGGTTGAGCAAGTTCGGGCAGGACGACGGCTTGATGTCGAGCGGCACGGTCAGCGCGGGCTCCCCGAACGTCACCTCGATGCGCGGCGGGATCGTGGCGAGCTCGCCGAACGCCGAGCCGCCGGCACCGCCGCCACACTGAGGATCGCATGTGAGCTTGACGCGAAACCCGAGCCCCTTCCCGCGGAACTGCGCGAGGACCGCTGTGACATCGAAGGTGAACACCCCCGTAGGCTCGTTGTTGTCCGTCTGGAACGTCGCGTTCGGAGTCGTGGGGCGATCGTAATCCTCGACCGACACGGCGAGGTCCGCGGCATAGTAGGACAACTCGTGGGTGTCCGGTGGCACAGGGTCGGAGATAGTCCCCCTGGTCTCCGTCAGGACCAGCGTGGCTTTCTGCACGGACGTTTCGAACGCGGGGATCTGGAACTCGGCGAATCCCCGGCGGAATTCCAGGAGGTTCAATTGCCACCAGGTGGACTCTATCAGTCCTCCTACCGGGGCCGGTTCGAGGAGGCCGATTTGCGGCAGATAGCGGATGCTGCCCGTCACCTGGGGCAGGAGGACGACATCCTGGGCGTGTGCGTGGACGGCGGCGATCGCCGTCATCGTGAGAGCGGCGATCGCCGCGATCGGGAAACGGTGAGTCATCGGGATCCCTCCTTAGCGTGGGAATTTCGGATTGCTGAAATGTACCCAACGCCGTCGCCGCCCGCGCCGCGATCTGCAACGAAATGCGGTGGGAAGACCGCGTCCGCCCGTTCGCTTGCTTCAGGTATTCACCCGATCTCCCATCCGGTCGGCGCCTCCTGGTGTGCCGACCAGCCCTTCTCCACAACGAGCTGGTGCCCGGCCAATTTTCGGGTAGACTAACGGGCACTCGGAAACACAGCCGCCGTCGCAGGGCCAGGCCCCGGCGGCACCTTCTGCGACCGCGGCACACCGCTTCGCGTTCGCCGATACGTCAGGACAGGGCGCCCCATCCCCATGGCCGGCGAACGTCCGCGTCAACCAGGACTCAACCGGCAATCCCCAGGCGGAGTCCTCGCTCGCCGTGGATCCGCGGGATCCGCACCATCTGGTCGCCGTTTTCTGGGAGGCGATCAGCTACGACCCCGCAAACCCGGGGAATCGGCAGAAGCGCCTGAACTGGGCCTGGAGCCGGGACGGCGGGCTGACCTGGCAGAGCCGGCGCTTCGAGAATGACCTCTACAGCAGCGATCCCTCCATCGTCGCCGACCGTGACGGAAATTTTTATATCGAGGCAATCCTCACCCCCGACGTCCATTTGGACGTGGGATCGAGCATCGGGGTCCTCAAATCCACCGACGGTGGGGAGACGTTCGTCAAGACGGCCGATATCGGCCTCAACCGATCCATGGACAAGCCGTACATGACGATCGATCCGGCCACCGGCGCTCTCTACGTGGTCTTCACGCAGAGCATCGACCTGGACGATTTCGACGAGGACGGCATCCTGAACGACGGCGATCTGGACGGACAGTACGCCGATCACCCATGCACGGGCGGAGCCACCGCGCACTGCGACGACAACTGCCCGGGCACGCCCAACGGCGACCAGCGCGACACGGATCAGGACGGGATCGGGGACGCTTGCGACGATTGACCGCGGGGAGGCCGCAATCCTCCGCGATCGGCGCCGGAGTTCACCTGGGGTCAACGACGGTTCCCGGCGAGACGTTCTTGTAGATCCCGATGACCCGGTCGAGAAGCCTCAGGGCGTCGACCTTCTTCCGCTGGAAGGAGTTGCGGCCGATGATCGAGCCGAAGCCGCCTCCATCGTGGATGCTGCGGACCTCGTTGAGCACGGTGTCGTCGGACTCGGCCGGGCCTCCGGAAAAGATGACGATTCGGCGGCCGTTGAAGGCGCACTGGACTACGTGACGCACCCGTTCGGGGACGGTCTCCACCGGAATCTTTTCCTTCAAGTAGACCTTGCGGGCGGCCTCCTGCTCGATGTGCGCGGAGGGAAGCTTGACCTTGATGATGTGCGCTCCGAGCTGGGCGGCGATCTGGGCGGCGTAGCCGGTGACGTCGATGGCGGTCTCCCCTTCCTTGCTCAGGCCCGAGCCGCGCGGGTAGGACCAGACTACGACGACCAGCCCGTGGCGCTTGGCCTCCTCGGCGTAGGCCCGGATCCGGCCGTACATCTCCAGACGATGCGACGAGCCGGGATAGATCGTGTAGCCGATGGCCGAGCAGCCCAGACGCAGGGCGTCGCCGACGCTGCCGGTCATCGCCTGGTCGGGGTCCCTTTCGTCCCCGAGGGCGTCGTGGTTGTTGACCTTCAGGATGAGCGGAATCTGCCCTGCGAAGTCGCGCGCCGCCGCCTCGAGGAAGCCGAGCGGCGCGGCGTAGGCATTGCAGCCGGCCTCGATCGCCAGCTCGAAGTGATAGCGGGGGTCGTAGGCGGGGGGGTTCGGCGCGAAGCTGCGCGCCGGGCCATGCTCGAACCCCTGGTCGACCGGCAGGATCACCAGCTTGCCGGTGCCGCCGAGCTTGCCGTGGTTGAGCAGCCGGGAGAGGTTGGCCAGGGTGCCGGGGTTGTCACTGCCGTACCAGCTCAGGATCTCTCGGACTCGTTCGGTCACGTCGCTCTCCTCACTCCATGAATGATTCGTACAGGGCCACTTCAGCCGCGCTGCCGATGACGAGCGGCGTGCGTTGATGAATGGTCCGTGCCGGGATGTCGAGAATCCGGCCGGTTCCGGTGCTGGCGCGCCCGCCCGCCTGCTCAACGATCATCGCCATCGGGGCGCACTCGTACATGAGCCGGAGCTTGCCGTCGGGATGGGCGGCGTCCACCGGGTAGAAATAGATCCCTCCATTGATCAGGCTGCGGTGCACGTCTCCGACCAGGGCCCCGATGTAGCGCAGCGAATACGGTCGCCGGGTCGCAGGGTCCGGCGCGGTCACATGCTCGACGTAGCGGCGCACGCCTGGCGACCAGCGGTTGAGGTTGCCGAGATTGGCGCTATAGAACATACCGCGCTCGGGGCACTTCATCGCCTCGTGTGTCAGGACGAAGGCGCCCCGTTCCTCGTCGAGCGTGAAGCCGTGCGCGCCGGCGCCGGCGGTGTAGACCATCATCGTGCTCGGACCATACAGGATGTAGCCCGCGGCGACCTGCTCCGAACCTTTGCGGAGCAGATCATGCGCCGGATCGATCGGGCCGGCGGCGGACTTTCGATAGATCCCGAAGATTGTCCCCATCGGAGCATCGATGTCGGTGTTCGACGAGCCGTCGAGCGGATCGGCGCACAGGACGTAGCGCCCCTCCCGGCCGGCAAGAGCCCGCGGCTCCTTGAGCTCTTCGGACACGATCGCGCCCACCAGTCCGGTCGATCCGACCGCTTCCAGAACGGCCTCGTCGGCCAGGACATCGAGCTTCTTCTGGGTGTCGCCGGTGGCGTTGATCTCGCCGCCCGCTTGCAACCCCAGGCTTCCCGAAAGAGCGGCGCGCCGCACCACGAGTGTCAGGCGCCTGCCGCACTCCCCCATCTGCCTCAGGAGCGTCACCAGGTCGACCGTCAGCGCCGGGGTGCTCCGGCCCTCATCCTCGAAATGATCGCTCAGGGTCTTCGGCGCCATCGCTCCCTCTATGCCACGGGATCTTCGCGGCTCCGCGTCCCTCTCGGCTGCGACGGCTCTTCGCCGCGGCACGGGTCGCGCAGGAACAGGGGGATATTATAGAGCGCCGGGCCCGACAGCACGCGTTCCCGGCTCACATGTTCATGGATGAGGCGTAGGTGTGCCAGCCGATCGCCTTCGGCACCGCCTTCGCCTTACTCCGACGCGAGCGCCTGCAGGACGTCCACGCGCGAAGCACGCGCCGCCGGCACCAGGGAGGCGACCACGGCCGCGCCCATGAGAACGGTGGCTGCGCCGAGGACCGGCAGCACGCCCGGCATGCGCGCGGTCTCGAAGTAGCTTTCCGCGATGCGGGCGAGCAGATAGCCGCCGGCAACGCCGGCGACGATCCCTGTCGCGGCGATCTGCGCGCCCTCCAGGAGGACGCGCGTCAGCAGCTGCCGCGGCGTGGAGCCGATCGCCAGCCGCACGCCGAATTCGCGCGTCCGCGCGCTCACCGAAAACGCGAGCACCCCGGCGATGCCGACGACCGCGATGAGCAGCGCGGTGCCGGCGAATCCGGTGAACACGAACGCGTTCAGCCGCTCCGGAGCGAGCACCTGGGCGCGGACATCCTCCAGCGTGGTGAGGCGTTCCACGGCCTGATCGGCGGAAAGGTCGCGGAGGGTGCGCGTCACGGCCGGCACGAGCGTGTACGGATCCCCGGCGGCGCGGACGAACAGGCGGGTGGCATAGCGCCCCTGCCAGGCCGGCTGGTAAACCGTCAGGGCCGGAGCCTGCACGACGTTTTCGTCGTCAACGTCCGCCACGACGCCGACGATGCGGAGGGGTGGCGCCTTGGCGAAGAGCGGGTCGGTCCACCACACGCGTCGGTTCAGTGCATCGCCGTTCGGAAACAGCCGCTGTGCGACGCTCTGACTGACGATCGCCACGGGCTCGCTGGCGTCACGGTCCGCATCCGTAAAGTCGCGGCCCGCGAGGAGCGGAACTCCGAGCACGGCAAAGAACCGCGGCGAGATGAGCCGCATTCGCCCGGTCGGGTTGTCCTCGCCATCCGCGGGGTGGTAGCCCTCCACGGCAAACTGCCACTTGAGGCCCGAGCTGGGGTCGCGCCAGGGCACGACCATCCCGGCCGCGACCCCCTGCACGCCCGGCAGGGTTTCGATCCGCCGGATCGCTTCCTGAAAGAAGGTCATCGCCGAGGCGCCGCCGACGCCCGGCGCCGAGGGTGGCACGTCGATCGCCAGCACGTGTCGCATGTCGTAGCCCGTGTTCGCCGTCTGCAGCACCGTGAGCGCGACGACCAGCATGCCGGCGCCGGCAAGCAGCACGAACGAACAGGCGATCTGAGTCGTCGCAAACATCCGCAGACGGCGGTTGGTGCCAGGAGTGATCCGGGCGCTGCCGCTGGCCAGCCTGAAGCCTGCCGTTGCCGTGGACGAGGGAAGACGTGGAACGTACGCGAGCAGCACGGCCGCGGCCATGGCCAGCCCCGCACCGACCAGGAGCACGCTGTGATCCACGGTGGCGTCGAGCGCACGAATGGAGAAACGCGAGGCATAGCGGGCGACCGCGGTCACAAAGGGATCCGCCAGCATCAGTCCCAGCACGGCGCCGGCCCCGCAGAGCAGGAGACTCTCGGCGAGCAGGGTGCGGCGGAGCGCGCCATGACCGGCGCCCAGGGCGGCGCGCAGAGCGAGCTCTCCCTCCCGGCGCACCGAGCGGGCCAGAATCAGGTTCGCGACGTTCGAGCACGCTATGACGAAGACGACAGCGGCCGCGGCAAGCAGGACGAGAAGGATGGTCCGTGCGGACGACGCGAGCTGATCGCGAAGCGTCGTGATCCGGAGCTGAACGTGCGCCGACTTGGCGTACGCCTCGGGGTGTTCGTGCATGATCGCCGCGTGCAGGGCGGTCAGCTCCGTTCGCGCCGCCTCGAGCGTGGCGCCCGGTGCCAGGCGGCCGAACAGCTCGGTCATCCGGTGGGAGCGGTCGGTCACCATCGTCGCCCCGAGGTGATGCGGGCTGGTCACAACGTTCGCGATGATCTGCGTCTCGGCCGGATAGGGCAGCGACGGCTCGAGGACGCCGACGACGGTGGCGGTGCCCGGACCGAGCCGGATCGTCTTGCCAATCACCCCCGGGTTGCTGTTGAGCGTGGAGCTCCAGAAACGGTGTGTAAGGACCGCCGCACCCGCCGCCTTGGGACCGTCGTCGCCGGCGTTCAGCAGGCGGCCGAGCACAGGCCGGAGCCCCATGACGTCGAAGAACGACCCGTTGACGACGCCGGCCGTCACCACACGAGGCTCGGCGCCGAATCCGATCATCGTGAAGTCGACCGTGGAGAAATCGCCGAACGCGGCAATCGTCTTGGCACCGGACTTGAGATCGATAATTTCCGGCATGGAGAAGGTCATGTTCTCGGTGCCGACGCCCGGAGCGCTCTGGCGGATGTAGATCAGGCGATCGGCGTCGCGATTGACCAGCGGAACGAGCAGCACGGCCCGCACCACGCTGAAAATCGCCGCGTTGGCCCCGATGCCCAGAGCGAGCGTCACGACCACCGTGACAGTCAGGCCCTTGGCTCGCATGAGAGAGCGCAGGGCGAACCGGATGTCCCGCCCGAAGGCCCAGGCCGCCTCGAGCCAGCGTGACCGCCAGACACGCCGAACGGCGTCGCGAGTGGGAGTGACGCTCCGCCCCGCCTTGCCCCGAATCTTGTCGTCGAGTTTGTCCAGCATGTCAGGCTGCATGCAGCAACGCACAGCAGGTTGCATGCCACGTGGCACTACAGGATAAGGGATGAAACAGCAATGAGTTACAGTCAGGGCACCTTCAGGCGTCCGTTCGATGCTGGGACATGAACGTCCGGATCCGGACAGCATCAAGAAGTTCTGGAAAGGCGAGACCGATTCGTGGAAGAAGAATCACCTTCCCGATCCGAAGGACACGTCCATTGTGAAGATCGACAAATGGGATGCGGTTCTCTACGACATGAAGACCCCCGATGGCAGCAATACGCACATCCGCAGCGAATGGGTCGACCTGGGAACCTGGATAGACGTCCACATCTCGGTGACGACCGCCGAGCCCATCGACGCCGCCCGAGCCAAAGCGATGAGCGTCCTCAAGAGCATCCGCATCACGGAAGCTTCCTAGAGTCGACAGCACATTTTCGGTGGTAGACTGGCCCGAACCCCAAAACTCACCGCGTCCGGCCTCCGGATGACCGGACTCTGGAGGAACCGATGCGACAGGGCAGACGCCTTCCCCTCCTCACGTACCTCGTGGCAGTCTTTGCGTTCGCCGATACGACAGGACAGGGCGCCGAATCCGCGTGGCCGGCGAACGTCCGCGTCAACCAGGACCACATCGGCAATCAGCAGGCGGAGACTTCTCTCGCCGTGGACCCGAACGATCCGCTCCACCTCGTCACGGTCTTCTGGGAGGTGATCTCCGTTGATCCGCAGAATCCCGGGAACCGGCAGAAGCGCCTGAACTGGGCCTGGACCCGGGACGGTGGACAGACCTGGCAGAGCCGGCGATTCGAGAACGACGTCTACAGCAGCGACCCCTCCATCAAGGCGGACCGGCAGGGGAACTTCTACATCGAGACGATCCTCGTGCCGCACTTTCGCGACCAGACGGATGTCAGCATCGGAATTCTCAAGTCCACCGACGGAGGGGAGACATTCGTCAAGACCGCCGATATCGGGCTCAACCGGTCCATGGACAAGCCTTACATGACGATCGATCCGGTCTCCGATGCGCTCTTCGTGTTCTGGAACGATTTCTCTCGCACGCGCGGGCCGAACTCCTGGCGGATTTTCTTCGCTGCAAGCACGGATCACGGCGCCACGTTCTCGACACCCCATCAGATCTCGGCCGAGAGCGCCTTCGGGGGCTTTGCGACGGCCGCCGTAGGAATCGAGGGCGAAGTCTACGCAACGTGGGCGACCATCTACCATGCGCAGAGGATCTGGTTCGCTCGATCCCTGGACGGCGGTCGAACGTGGCCGACCACCGATCGACACGTCACGGATACTCCTGCGGGCGGAGTCCGCCAGTTCGACGCTGTCGGCTGGCCCACCGTCGCCGTGGATCGAAGCGGCGGCCCGCATCACGGTCGGGTCTACGTCGCCTGGACGAGATCCACCTCTTTGATCGGCTCGGTCGAGCTGGCGTGGTCCGACGATCGCGGTGATCACTGGAGCCCATCCGTCCGCGTAGACGATGTCAAGCTCTCGGGCGACTCCCACAGTCTGGCCTGGGTGGTCGTCGACGGCGAGGGTCGAGTGTGCGTCACCTACCGTCTGCTTCGGCCGGACGCCGCCGGCAGCCTCCGCGCGGAATACCTGGCCTTCTCGACGGACGGGGGGGTGACCTTCGGCCCGAGCGTCCGCATCTCCGACGGCATCTACCCCAACCGCCTATTCAACGGAGACTACGACGAGCCGGTCGCCGTGGGGAACAGACTGCACGCCATATGGGCCGATGCGCGCTTCGGAGACAACGACGTCTTCACGCAGAATGTCGACCTGGACGATTTCGACGAGGACGGAATCCTGAACGACGGCGACCTGGACGGACAGTACGCGGACCACCCCTGCACTGGCGGCGCGACCGCGCACTGCGACGACAACTGTCCGGGCGTGCCGAACCCGGATCAGCGCGACAGCGATCTGGACGGGATCGGGGACGCCTGCGACGGGGCGCCGTGATAGCAACTTTCGCGGCAGCCTGCGATGTCGAACGCCGGTCGAGCATCGCAAAGCACGCCAGAGATCTCGTCCATCCCCCGCGTCGTCGTCAGCGGCGCGACCCACGCGTCTCGCCACCGCCGGTTGACCAGGCGGACCTGAGCCTCGACTCTCTGCGCTGATACAAGCAATCCAACTTGTATTCAGGGTATACAAGCCCGAAAACTTGTAACCCTGCGGCATTGACACTCGCGCACGGCGGGGGGTACAAACCGTGGCATGAGTCCTCCGACAACCCGATAGACACCCGCGCGCGGATGCGCATCGAGGTCTGCCATGAGCCCCACATGGCGATGGTCCGTCGTTCTCTGTCTCGCTTTGCTCGGAATCGTTCCCCTGCAGGCCCAGCCGCTGCAGCTCCACTTCATGGACGTCGGCCAGGGGGACGGTGCGGTGCTGATCGC comes from Candidatus Dormiibacterota bacterium and encodes:
- a CDS encoding energy transducer TonB, yielding MKRTREQSFTRPGRRGIIAHWKPMRRNHARPALRPLLIVGILASAAPLGDTARAGAAGRDEPLRPAEAASPFPGSTPESPAGIPVPEGVEVSYDKSGRITWYKPKLDPWQEFKVRAIPILAVADDGARKIVFMIEVKDSPKGRPTSIQVTTEEGPWSVPIADSDEIRIHDSGCRVTQTILLQNQLALVEKLAAVTRAEIALPGYRITVRYKMSGDDLAIFKRMADLWKAPRLPSVPPAPAKRDPPEGVFVAGVGNVQNPEIIKSSKVKPRFPKAAEGKGVLGRVVLQAVVSKDGSIGHIEVLQGAGGDCGFEQSAIEAVRQWRYKPGMKNGEPVDVYFTIIVDFTYNGYRMAR
- a CDS encoding class I fructose-bisphosphate aldolase; protein product: MTERVREILSWYGSDNPGTLANLSRLLNHGKLGGTGKLVILPVDQGFEHGPARSFAPNPPAYDPRYHFELAIEAGCNAYAAPLGFLEAAARDFAGQIPLILKVNNHDALGDERDPDQAMTGSVGDALRLGCSAIGYTIYPGSSHRLEMYGRIRAYAEEAKRHGLVVVVWSYPRGSGLSKEGETAIDVTGYAAQIAAQLGAHIIKVKLPSAHIEQEAARKVYLKEKIPVETVPERVRHVVQCAFNGRRIVIFSGGPAESDDTVLNEVRSIHDGGGFGSIIGRNSFQRKKVDALRLLDRVIGIYKNVSPGTVVDPR
- the fbp gene encoding class 1 fructose-bisphosphatase, with the protein product MAPKTLSDHFEDEGRSTPALTVDLVTLLRQMGECGRRLTLVVRRAALSGSLGLQAGGEINATGDTQKKLDVLADEAVLEAVGSTGLVGAIVSEELKEPRALAGREGRYVLCADPLDGSSNTDIDAPMGTIFGIYRKSAAGPIDPAHDLLRKGSEQVAAGYILYGPSTMMVYTAGAGAHGFTLDEERGAFVLTHEAMKCPERGMFYSANLGNLNRWSPGVRRYVEHVTAPDPATRRPYSLRYIGALVGDVHRSLINGGIYFYPVDAAHPDGKLRLMYECAPMAMIVEQAGGRASTGTGRILDIPARTIHQRTPLVIGSAAEVALYESFME
- a CDS encoding ADOP family duplicated permease produces the protein MQPAVRCCMQPDMLDKLDDKIRGKAGRSVTPTRDAVRRVWRSRWLEAAWAFGRDIRFALRSLMRAKGLTVTVVVTLALGIGANAAIFSVVRAVLLVPLVNRDADRLIYIRQSAPGVGTENMTFSMPEIIDLKSGAKTIAAFGDFSTVDFTMIGFGAEPRVVTAGVVNGSFFDVMGLRPVLGRLLNAGDDGPKAAGAAVLTHRFWSSTLNSNPGVIGKTIRLGPGTATVVGVLEPSLPYPAETQIIANVVTSPHHLGATMVTDRSHRMTELFGRLAPGATLEAARTELTALHAAIMHEHPEAYAKSAHVQLRITTLRDQLASSARTILLVLLAAAAVVFVIACSNVANLILARSVRREGELALRAALGAGHGALRRTLLAESLLLCGAGAVLGLMLADPFVTAVARYASRFSIRALDATVDHSVLLVGAGLAMAAAVLLAYVPRLPSSTATAGFRLASGSARITPGTNRRLRMFATTQIACSFVLLAGAGMLVVALTVLQTANTGYDMRHVLAIDVPPSAPGVGGASAMTFFQEAIRRIETLPGVQGVAAGMVVPWRDPSSGLKWQFAVEGYHPADGEDNPTGRMRLISPRFFAVLGVPLLAGRDFTDADRDASEPVAIVSQSVAQRLFPNGDALNRRVWWTDPLFAKAPPLRIVGVVADVDDENVVQAPALTVYQPAWQGRYATRLFVRAAGDPYTLVPAVTRTLRDLSADQAVERLTTLEDVRAQVLAPERLNAFVFTGFAGTALLIAVVGIAGVLAFSVSARTREFGVRLAIGSTPRQLLTRVLLEGAQIAATGIVAGVAGGYLLARIAESYFETARMPGVLPVLGAATVLMGAAVVASLVPAARASRVDVLQALASE
- a CDS encoding sialidase family protein gives rise to the protein MRQGRRLPLLTYLVAVFAFADTTGQGAESAWPANVRVNQDHIGNQQAETSLAVDPNDPLHLVTVFWEVISVDPQNPGNRQKRLNWAWTRDGGQTWQSRRFENDVYSSDPSIKADRQGNFYIETILVPHFRDQTDVSIGILKSTDGGETFVKTADIGLNRSMDKPYMTIDPVSDALFVFWNDFSRTRGPNSWRIFFAASTDHGATFSTPHQISAESAFGGFATAAVGIEGEVYATWATIYHAQRIWFARSLDGGRTWPTTDRHVTDTPAGGVRQFDAVGWPTVAVDRSGGPHHGRVYVAWTRSTSLIGSVELAWSDDRGDHWSPSVRVDDVKLSGDSHSLAWVVVDGEGRVCVTYRLLRPDAAGSLRAEYLAFSTDGGVTFGPSVRISDGIYPNRLFNGDYDEPVAVGNRLHAIWADARFGDNDVFTQNVDLDDFDEDGILNDGDLDGQYADHPCTGGATAHCDDNCPGVPNPDQRDSDLDGIGDACDGAP